The Vibrio sp. SNU_ST1 genome has a segment encoding these proteins:
- the rlmKL gene encoding bifunctional 23S rRNA (guanine(2069)-N(7))-methyltransferase RlmK/23S rRNA (guanine(2445)-N(2))-methyltransferase RlmL produces MNQYLAVTSNGLENLLVEELTQLGITNAKPVQAGVKFKATNEQIYRCCLWSRLASRFVRVLSEFTCMDDMDLYLSTTAVNWVNQFHSSKRFVVDFNGTNNEIRNSQYGAMKVKDAVVDSFEKKSLPRPSISKENPDIRIHVRLHRDKAILGVDMVGSGLHQRGYRPESGRAPLRETLAAAILLRSGWDATKPFLDPMCGSGTLVIEAAMMAANMAPGVKRQKWCFESLEDFEPELWAEVKAEANVQGRRGVKKVECKFYGYDNDERMIKTARDNARRAGVEELIEFEVGDAAKLKRPTEFVDGVIVSNPPYGERLGTEPGLIALYTAFGAQLKAEFGGCNASIFSSSDELLSCLRMRADKQFKLNNGALPCHQKNYSISDRPMSERPTGEQEQLIAPDFANRLKKNIGKIGKWAKKEQLDCYRIYDADLPEYNVAIDVYPGHLVIQEYAAPKDVPEEKAKRRLTDIIRASIQVTGVEANNVVLKVRQKQKGRSQYQKMAQDSSNLEVNEYGVKLIVNLHDYLDTGLFLDHKITRRRIGEMAAGKDFLNLFAYTGSASVHAAVGGARSTTTVDMSNTYLEWAKQNMELNGRVGRQHQFVQADCLQWLVKEQGSYDLIFIDPPTFSNSKRMDQSFDVQRDHIQLMENLKRLLREEGTIVFSNNKRHFKMDVEGLEELGLKAQNISAKTLPLDFSRNKHIHNCWLITHK; encoded by the coding sequence TACAAATGCAAAACCTGTTCAAGCAGGTGTTAAATTCAAAGCGACCAATGAGCAAATTTATCGTTGTTGTTTATGGAGTCGTTTGGCTTCTAGATTTGTACGTGTCCTTTCTGAATTCACTTGTATGGACGACATGGATTTGTACCTATCAACCACCGCGGTTAACTGGGTAAATCAATTCCATAGCTCTAAGCGTTTTGTTGTTGACTTTAACGGTACAAACAACGAAATCCGTAATAGCCAATACGGTGCGATGAAAGTAAAAGATGCCGTTGTTGATAGCTTTGAGAAAAAGTCTTTACCTCGTCCGTCTATCAGCAAAGAAAATCCAGATATTCGTATTCACGTTCGTTTACATCGTGATAAAGCGATTCTTGGTGTTGATATGGTAGGTAGCGGTCTTCACCAACGTGGTTACCGCCCAGAATCAGGCCGCGCACCATTGCGTGAAACTCTTGCTGCAGCGATTCTTCTTCGTAGTGGCTGGGATGCGACTAAGCCTTTCCTAGACCCAATGTGTGGTTCGGGTACGTTAGTGATTGAAGCGGCAATGATGGCAGCGAACATGGCTCCAGGTGTCAAACGCCAGAAGTGGTGTTTTGAATCACTAGAAGATTTTGAACCAGAACTGTGGGCTGAAGTGAAAGCTGAAGCGAACGTTCAAGGTCGTCGTGGCGTTAAGAAAGTAGAATGTAAGTTCTATGGCTACGACAATGACGAGCGCATGATCAAAACAGCGCGCGACAATGCTCGTCGTGCTGGTGTTGAAGAGCTGATTGAATTCGAAGTAGGCGATGCTGCAAAGCTTAAGCGTCCTACAGAGTTTGTTGATGGTGTGATTGTTTCTAACCCACCTTATGGTGAGCGTCTTGGCACAGAACCGGGTTTGATTGCACTTTACACGGCATTCGGTGCACAACTTAAAGCGGAATTTGGCGGTTGTAACGCGTCTATCTTCTCTAGTTCAGACGAACTGCTTAGCTGCTTACGTATGCGTGCAGACAAACAGTTCAAATTGAATAATGGTGCGTTACCGTGTCACCAAAAGAATTACTCAATCTCAGATCGTCCGATGTCAGAGCGTCCAACGGGTGAACAAGAGCAACTTATTGCCCCAGACTTCGCAAACCGTCTTAAAAAGAACATCGGTAAAATTGGCAAGTGGGCTAAGAAAGAGCAATTGGATTGTTACCGTATCTACGATGCGGACTTACCAGAATACAATGTAGCGATTGACGTATACCCAGGTCACCTAGTGATTCAAGAATACGCAGCACCTAAAGATGTACCGGAAGAGAAAGCAAAACGTCGCTTAACCGATATCATCCGTGCTTCTATTCAAGTAACTGGCGTTGAAGCAAACAACGTGGTTCTTAAGGTTCGTCAGAAGCAGAAAGGCCGTTCTCAATATCAAAAAATGGCTCAAGACTCCTCTAACCTAGAAGTGAACGAATACGGCGTTAAGCTGATTGTTAATCTTCATGACTACTTAGATACAGGCTTGTTCCTAGATCATAAGATCACTCGTCGTCGTATCGGTGAAATGGCTGCAGGTAAAGATTTCCTTAACTTGTTTGCTTACACAGGCAGTGCATCTGTTCATGCTGCTGTGGGTGGCGCACGCTCTACAACAACCGTTGATATGTCTAATACCTACCTTGAGTGGGCAAAGCAGAACATGGAGCTTAATGGCCGTGTTGGTCGTCAACATCAGTTTGTTCAAGCTGACTGCTTACAGTGGTTGGTTAAAGAGCAGGGTTCTTACGACCTGATCTTCATCGATCCACCAACGTTCTCAAACTCTAAACGTATGGATCAATCTTTTGATGTTCAGCGTGATCACATTCAATTGATGGAAAACCTAAAGCGTCTTCTTCGTGAAGAAGGCACGATTGTGTTCTCTAACAACAAGCGTCACTTCAAAATGGATGTAGAAGGCCTAGAAGAGTTAGGTCTCAAAGCTCAGAACATCTCAGCTAAAACACTTCCATTGGACTTCTCTCGTAACAAGCACATTCATAACTGCTGGTTGATTACACATAAGTAA
- a CDS encoding glutaredoxin family protein: MAFKLTEQLNISHHVNVVDIAFDDELFSRYGVTIPVLKFESSDFSQSSELNWPFGLLELNDWLKKNGITYNS; the protein is encoded by the coding sequence ATGGCATTCAAACTCACGGAACAGTTAAACATTAGCCATCACGTCAACGTTGTCGACATTGCATTTGATGATGAGCTCTTTTCCCGTTACGGGGTCACTATTCCGGTGCTCAAATTTGAAAGCTCTGACTTTTCTCAAAGCTCAGAGCTTAACTGGCCATTTGGCTTGTTAGAACTTAATGATTGGTTAAAAAAGAATGGCATTACTTACAATTCATAA
- a CDS encoding ABC transporter ATP-binding protein produces the protein MALLTIHNGQLAFGDHPLLDRADFALQENERVCLVGRNGAGKSTLMKILSGNIIMDDGKMQITQDVVVSRLEQDPPRNEEGTVYDYVAGGLAEIGEQLKIYHDLLDLIGTDPSEKNLNRLTRVQEQLDHANAWRFEDRVSNVMAALKLTAETKLTDLSGGWQRKAALARALVCDPDVLLLDEPTNHLDVATIEWLEGFLKDFRGSIIFISHDRAFIKSMATRIVDLDRGKLSSFPGDYENYLLEKEEALRVEEMQNAEFDKKLAQEEVWIRQGIKARRTRNEGRVRALKKLREERINRREVQGKAVIQIDDGQRSGKIVFEAENLNFGFEGKEIVKDFSFNIMRGDRIALIGPNGCGKSTVLKLLLDQLKPDSGRLHCGTKLEVAYFDQYREILDPEKSVIDNLADGKQEVTVGGRERHALSYLQDFLFSPKRARTPVKALSGGEKNRLLLARIFLKSNNLLILDEPTNDLDIETLELLEDLLANYQGTLLLVSHDRQFVDNTVMTSWIFEGNGVVEEFVGGYHDAQQQRKQAIEYRQVEKPSKPEKVVEETPKTAPVKAKAKKLSYKLQRELEALPLRLEELETQIETLQEEVNDPSFFSKSVEQTQPVLDKLSAAEQELEVAFERWEELEALQQES, from the coding sequence ATGGCATTACTTACAATTCATAACGGGCAATTAGCGTTTGGCGATCACCCGTTATTAGATCGTGCGGACTTTGCACTGCAAGAAAACGAACGTGTGTGTTTAGTAGGGCGCAATGGCGCGGGTAAGTCGACATTGATGAAGATCCTGTCAGGGAACATCATCATGGACGACGGTAAGATGCAAATCACACAAGATGTGGTTGTGTCTCGCCTTGAGCAAGATCCACCACGTAATGAAGAAGGCACCGTTTATGATTACGTTGCTGGTGGCCTAGCGGAAATTGGCGAACAGTTGAAGATCTACCATGATCTTTTGGATCTCATTGGTACTGACCCTAGCGAAAAGAACTTAAATCGTCTTACTCGTGTACAAGAGCAGTTGGATCATGCCAACGCATGGCGTTTCGAAGATCGCGTAAGTAACGTAATGGCGGCGCTTAAACTCACTGCTGAAACAAAACTGACCGATTTGTCTGGTGGTTGGCAACGTAAAGCGGCGCTTGCTCGTGCGCTTGTATGTGACCCAGACGTGCTTCTACTCGACGAACCGACTAACCACCTAGATGTTGCGACAATTGAATGGTTAGAAGGCTTCCTGAAAGACTTCCGTGGTTCAATCATCTTTATCTCGCATGACCGTGCTTTCATCAAGTCAATGGCAACTCGCATTGTTGATCTTGATCGCGGCAAGCTAAGCTCGTTCCCTGGTGATTACGAAAACTACTTGCTAGAGAAAGAAGAAGCCTTACGTGTCGAAGAGATGCAGAACGCTGAATTTGATAAAAAGCTTGCTCAAGAAGAAGTGTGGATTCGTCAGGGCATTAAAGCTCGTCGAACGCGTAACGAAGGCCGTGTACGTGCACTTAAGAAGTTGCGTGAAGAGCGCATCAATCGTCGTGAAGTGCAGGGTAAAGCGGTTATTCAGATCGATGATGGTCAACGTTCAGGCAAGATTGTATTTGAAGCAGAGAATCTTAACTTTGGCTTTGAAGGCAAAGAGATTGTTAAAGATTTCAGCTTCAACATTATGCGTGGTGATCGTATTGCTCTGATCGGCCCTAATGGCTGTGGTAAGAGTACCGTACTTAAACTGCTGCTTGATCAGCTGAAGCCCGATTCAGGCCGTCTGCATTGTGGTACTAAACTTGAAGTGGCTTACTTCGACCAATACCGTGAAATCCTAGACCCTGAGAAGTCAGTAATTGACAATCTGGCGGATGGTAAGCAAGAAGTGACAGTAGGCGGCCGTGAGCGCCATGCACTGAGCTACCTACAAGATTTCTTGTTCTCTCCTAAACGTGCTCGCACTCCAGTGAAGGCATTGTCTGGTGGTGAGAAAAACCGTTTGTTATTAGCTCGTATTTTCCTTAAATCGAATAACTTATTGATTCTCGATGAGCCAACCAACGATCTAGATATCGAAACTTTGGAACTTTTAGAAGATTTGCTTGCCAACTATCAGGGTACGCTTCTTTTAGTGAGCCACGATCGACAGTTTGTTGATAACACGGTTATGACAAGTTGGATTTTTGAAGGCAACGGCGTTGTTGAAGAATTTGTTGGTGGTTACCACGATGCTCAGCAACAAAGAAAGCAGGCTATAGAGTACCGACAGGTTGAAAAGCCATCAAAGCCAGAGAAAGTAGTTGAGGAAACTCCCAAAACTGCGCCAGTTAAGGCTAAAGCTAAGAAGTTATCGTATAAGCTACAACGAGAACTCGAAGCGCTACCTTTGCGTTTGGAAGAATTGGAAACTCAAATTGAAACTCTTCAGGAAGAAGTCAACGATCCTAGCTTCTTTTCAAAATCTGTAGAGCAGACACAACCAGTATTAGATAAGCTATCTGCAGCAGAGCAGGAGCTTGAAGTTGCTTTCGAGCGCTGGGAAGAGCTCGAGGCACTACAACAGGAAAGTTAA